A region of the Drosophila ananassae strain 14024-0371.13 chromosome XL, ASM1763931v2, whole genome shotgun sequence genome:
gaaaattacataaaaaaaataacacaaagAGAGGAAGGAAGAGAGCGCATCTTGATTAGAGGCGCTCTCTTCGAATACACAGAAAAACATTTAAGcgtttaaataatatatttttactatTTCCAAGCAAGATATATTAGTTTTAGATAAGTGCTTGAAAAGTTTGTGATTTAAGGTCTTGACACGCCCCAAGTTTCAAGTGTTTCTGCTGTTATTAGTTGGAAACATAACCTCCTCTGTCTCGAGAATCGTCTTTGAAGACTAAACAAATACTGGAACCTTAGATTTTTCCGCTGAACTGCGAATCGAAGTGCGAAATCAGATGCCATTTGTCGCGGaaatgtaataataataaacactaTCAGCTACTAGTTTTGCAATCAGCGGGAAATGGCGCTAAAAGGCCGCACAAAAGGGCAAAATAAGCATAAGTCATATGAGTACTAGTCGTTAGTCATTGACGTCACAAGGTGCCAGAACAGGAAAGGGGGATGGGGGGCGGGAGGCAGGAAAAGGTCTAAAACCGGTTCGTTTTGAGGGAAACAAAAGAATCTTTCCCATTTCGCCAAAAGAAAGCGGGTCAGAAGAGAAACGCGGCTCCTAAGAGCAATAGTTACCATTTCTCTGACCTCCCGCTCTCTCCTCTTTACTCTCTCGGAACCACATGCCAGCTAGCCTGCACGCGCACCACGGGTGTGAGCGAGAGGGCGCTATTGGCACATGGAATTCGTTCGCACAGAAGTGTGATTTCTGATAGTGTGTGTGCGACTGGGCAGTAGAATCATCAATTGCCACACTTTTCGCAAATAATTCGCTCTGATATAGAATTTTGCATCTATATGTGCATACTTGCAACCCAATTGTACTCAAGAGCCttgcaattttaataaaattaagccGCATCGCGCAGTGGTAGTGCCAACTCGTTGCGAATTGCATAAGTTGGCAGTTCCAGCGtggttgcaaaaaaaaatgggcgACATTCCAGCGTGGcttgaaaaaaataactaattcATGGGGATACTGTTCAATTTTAATGATTATGGATTGTAGATGTGGTAAGAGGGAATCGTCTCCCTGTTTCCTTATGGGTTTCAATGAAGACCAGCAGACCTTCACACAGCTTTGCGGCACTTGCGGCAATTTTCGCATGGTTATATAAGCGCACGTCGGCAATTTGAAACTTTGATTGGGGAGTTTTTCCCCCCGACTCTTATCCATCACCGCTCTTAACATATCCAATAATTAGTTAAACCAACACCaacacaaaaagaaaaaaaatgagcacATTACATAACTAAAGAATCTAGCGCAAGGTGacgtgaaaaaataaaaaaatcaatggCTATGCAGATTCTCGGGGACACCAGGCACTGTCCCCGATTCGATCGATGTCTCTCGGTCAGTTTGGTGGCGTTTCAATGggtaattattaaaaatgcacAATACCTTCAGTTGATTAACTTCTTACAAAAGTCACAGAATAAAAACTTCTTTTGCAGAATTGACCCTTGGCGAAGCCGCGTGCTCACTAAACGAACGAAATCGTGAAGTGCCAGGGATGTGGAAAACCAAATTCCATTTCTCgaaatatcgatattttttccgATAATATGTTTGAGTTCGATGTCTGGCAAGGCTGTCCCAGGGCGCTCTGAAACGGCGCTGCCAGATAAAAAACATCGATACTTTTatcgaaatgaaaaaaaatcgaatttaaatgacaaatttggaaaaataattttaaatttgaatctagaaatttggaaaaaatttagaGTAAAAATTATTTCTCAACAACAATATATAAAAACGTTATAAAATTGAAGGAACAACTATTGATAAGATAGATATTAGAATTTATTAGATTTTCAATTCTAATACATAAAATAGAGAATAAAAagtggaaataaaaaaaatgtaaataatagttataaaatcaaaagctatttggcttttattacaaaaaattataaatatcaaaaaacaaaacaatattgAATAAGAAAAGATACCAAAGTCCTTTTAGAATAAATTCGAATATAATTTCAATTCTTATGAAAACTTCTAGAAAACTTTAGTTTTTTGATTGctagaaaaaattatagaaattcCTGCAAGTTCTTCTGATCTGAATTATTTATATACGAAAGATATAGTCCACCGatttaaaatgtaaactttattatcaaattatataataatatcttactaatttttgtttgatttgaaAAGAAGGAAAATAGTAGGACTGTCATGTagcttttaaatatattagcTTTCAATAATAGCACGATaagaatattttataatattttcgaAAACCGATACTTTTGAACCACTTTGAAGTGAATATTTGATCCATTTTTCATGAAGAATTTTTAATAAGAggcataataataataagaggCTTTTTTCGCTGTATcccaaaaaatattcaaaaaatataatttgaaatttatgaAGTTCAAAAATTAccctttttttatctttttccattttttaaataGCAATAAATCAAAACACATATTTTATATACGAAAAATCATTTATTGAGTAAATTTCTTTTCGATTTGTTTTTCACATGTTCACAAAATGGTATTTGGGGTTTAGTTGTATagcttgtttttaattttttttttttttgatttttttcaagttttttttaaatatattttccttGGCCTTGGGATACAATTAATGTATTAAGCTTCGTGTTTGTGTGTCCTTCTCGCTGGATGTGGGTCTTGTATTGAATTTTGTATTGAGCGCTAGCAATTAACATTTAATTACACCGAAAAGGGAAAACATCTTACGCAGATTAGATTGTAGTATACATGTATATAGATAATAGTTTCTGGTTCACCACCCAGAACACTAgaatttggttttttttttgtgggatATTTAAGGATTACCGATTACTGGTTACTGGTTACTGGTTAGTGGTGGGGGTTTTGCGACAAAAATGAAAGGTGATGTGTACTCGCTAGTAAATACTGGGGGGTGGCGGGGGCCTCTAAACTATTACACAACTGACATCGAGTAGCCTTCTAATGGGGATGGGTGGGGGGAGGTGGGGGTCTGCGCTCTAGCCTATGTCCTTTATTGGTTATTTAGATTACGTCGTGGAGATTCTTCCATGGCAGATACAAAACATACACAGAGTGAATATTTGATATAATATGTGGTTATCGTCTTTCGATACTATCGATACTTCCGATTCATTTGTGGTTAAAAAACAGTTATACAATGTAGTGAGATTATAGCTCGTATCATCTCTCCTTTTTCATTTTGGTAGGATATCTCGTTTTTGTCTCTTAAGGatcaatattttgtatttttttgtgttttgttttgttattttttttcaatattttatttatagtttttttcgttttttgttctttttgtgtaggaaacaacaaaaatggacgcaaaattATTGTTATAGTAGTAGTATTTTCAAGTTTACCCATCGTCTTTTACGTTTTAGTTAACTATATATGTAGGAAATATGCAAAACGtacacttataatattttttaaaggttTTGTTTCTTCGATTTCTCGAATCGGATACTATATAAATGCAGTTCTAAAAACGCTTTAATTCTTTGACATTTGTTACggcatttttttgcattttgcattttgcattttgcatttatgcgtttcatttatttttttggttttttgaaTCTTACACTTTTCAAATACATTTAATAACACTCCTATAGAAATATCCAAGCTGAGGTAGTTAattcattcatttattttttagtttagtttacGTTTGGTTATTTTATATAGTGACTGCacatttattttagtttatttttaatatttaaaccattttttttaccCTTCTATCATTAAATTCATAGTTCAAGACGATTGTTGGATTGGAGGAGAGTTGGTTCGGTTCTCGGAAAGGATCGAAGTCCTCAAGAATCCTTTGGAGAATCCCTAAGCGAAGCCagtagaaaattaaataataactgAAAACTCAAAAAACTCTGAACTACAACgaacataataaaaacaaaaggcaaatcaagttttgtgttttttttgtggtttttttaataatattttactctttttttgtaatatttataatatttatagatATTTTAGCTCTGTAATGTAGATACAATGTACAATGTAGATACATCCTGTGTCGTCACATCATCCTCATGTGTAGATTATGTGTAGATTAAATGACCTTACGTGTAAAATGTAGACGACGCAAAAAAAAGCTATAAACTAATTTAGGTaaagataaaattaaatttaaaaataattattgtaaaaatagtttgtatttttttttttgtaaattttttataatcaattttatggtttttttttctttgtcgtTTTGtaaagatttattttatttatatttaaaagtgGTTTCTATATAGTTTGCTCGCCATtcaaaatgatttttttttttcaaaaaaaatgattACAAATTGATGATTTTTCGAAGGATTGTGGGGGATATAAGTGTGTTTGGGGGAGTGGGGGTGTGGGGGTGTGTCCAGCGCCATGGTTTTAATTATAAACTACTATCACACAGGCAAACCAAAGTGCTGGATGGCAAAAGAAGGGGGGATGAATGGATGGTGTTTGAGGGTCAAAGGTTAGAGGTTAATTAGAGGCGGAATAGGGGGTGGGCAGTGGGGTGGATGAGTGCGTGATTAGGTGGGTGGCGAAGGCGGCTAAATGAaatacacaacaaaaaaattaaacaaataatcAAAGTAAATAGTAAAGGGGAATCATCGGTGACGAAGTCccatcatctcctatggatacaAAATCAAttggaaattattttaaggATATTTCAAGGATGCCAAACAATTCCAAGCTAAGtccatttctatttctattaaacttgcattaaaatatttatagatatatatattttttttgtttttagttaaaaattgGTTAGTAttgtttttgaagtttttgTGGGGTGGATGgtatgagtttttttttttgttttttttttctttttcatttctttttctttagcatgtatgtatgtatgtatgggtGTCTTTGCAATAAATATAACGGTAACTAAATATATGTTGTAGCTCAGTCTCCAGTTGATTACCGTGTATAGTTTATTACAAGtcgaaacaataaaaaaatatttgtatattatatatatatatatatatatatatatatatgaataagATTAAATAAAGACTatcaaatatataataatatatatattcaaaatgcTTCAAAtgtacaaaaacaaacaaagctAAGTGGGCCGGGCGGGGGGTGGGTagggaaaaaaaataaggaatttttttttgaactaGTTTCGCTTTCTCTCGGTTCTAGGTTCTAGGTTCTAGGTTCTTCTCGATTAACGGTTCATTTCATTTCGGTTCCTTTCCTTTCCCTTTCTCTCCTTTTTCTATGCGTTGCCTACttcatattttcatattttttctcttaatttttCTCTTAACTTTCGTGAATTTAGATACGATGTTATATGGTTgctattgttgttatttttgcgTTATATGTACATTTTACATTACGAATAGAGGTCGAATATCGAATTTTACATAGAgagtttagtttagtttatgTTGGTAGGGTTTATTACTTATGTATGTGTTGGTTTTCAAAACATCTCGGGGTTTTGCTTCatttttagttgttttttatgtttgtttgtttgttttttttttcgtttttgtttttgtttgtttaaattttgttaaaaaatttgcatgtccttaaagtgtgtgtgtgtgtgtgtttttgagTAAACTTCTCTTACGGCTGACACAATCGGTTCTCTTTCTTCATCCATTTTCGGATCTTAAttgctaaaaatatatagtaaatgatgaaagttttattttgtttagtatttcatgtttttcttttctcaAAAAGTTCTGGTTCTGGGTTTCTGTTTCTCAGCTTTTTTCGTAGCTTTTGTTTTCTGGTTCGGTTTCAACTCCTAAAGTTGCGAAATATttcactttttgttttttttttttaatattttccctGCGATCCTCAGTGGGCTCGTGGCTTTGTCTGTCTTTCAGAGTGAGTTGGATCCTTCGTCGTTGTGTCTGTgtcctgtttctgtttttccttttcttttgaCCTACTGTTTTCTTTattcctgctcctgctgctctGGATTCTGGCGGATTTTGCGtccaaattttattttagaaactaaaaaataattaacccccaatttgtattattttcaattaactgTTATCTtatcctttcttttttatcctcgttttagatttaatttttaactttttactTTCGCTTTTCGTTCGTACTGTGTGAGTGGCGGCttctcttttttcttttttctctttttttttctgggcTATTTGATGCtttgctctgcttcttcttcagcgTTGCTAACGGTTCTTCAGTTGTTCGTCCTTTttctgctctgctctgctctaTGTTTCTATGCTGTTTTCTGGCTGTTGTTGTCAAGCTAACGGTTAAACTCGCTTTATATCGTTATTATAATCCCTAGAAAAGAATGTCTCATTTATCAACTGTTGCTCTCTCTTGCTCTTCCTCTCCTCTCAATCGCTCTCTTCATGCGCCTaacaattgaaaaataatCCTTCATCTTTTTTAGtttaatttctttgttttgtttttttttttttaagtatatGCCTTAAGAAAACTCTTCAATAGGTAAAATTCTTTTTTCATAATAGACACGAAAAAAATGAAGTATatatgttttaaaattataataataaactcTTGATTTGTACTCATGTTTGTACCGCTAAAAAACGTTATCCCTTCCACTCTCGCCTAGTTccttttgtaaatatttatatatatttatatatatagctttatatatatatatatgtacatatataaaaaaatatgcctttttaaaaaagtattcTTTCCGTTTCTCcttgtgttttttgtgtttttttttgttgttgttgcagttttGCTTGTAAAGAATCTTATCTTTTTCATCGAcatcctctctctctctctctttctctctcgcTCTCCGTCTCTTTCATTTTTCAAACGAGTACAAACTTGTTTGTTTTCCCTTCAAGtttcaaaattataaatattccaTAAATCAACATTAAATTAtacaattttctttttttgtgaatTCTGATAGCAAAGCAAAATTTTCTTGattcttgttgttgtagttgtttttgttgttgttgttgttgttgttgttatctTGATTCTTGTTCGTTCATGTCAAAGTACTTTTGTGGGTGCTGGTGTCtggatgttttttttttttgtgcgtttGTGTATAAAATGTACATCAAAAGCATTTTTCCTCAACGTTaaataatatgtttttttcataaattttaatgttttttttttttcgttttcttttaGTAAGtagtttttaaagtttaaatagatttaaaaaCGAGTTTATCACACCTTAAACGTTATCAGTACTTGGCACAACttacaacacaaaaaaagtacttttcatttctttttctcattttctcattttctcttttcccatttttttttcgtctgcCTAGAGGGGTTCTTGGACTTTCGGAAAGgaaaactttacaaaaaaaatggtatttttatataatgttttaaataaatttgaataattatataatgaataatttgaatttgtttgaaaatgtatttttttttagatttaagaCTTGAAATTAGAACTGTTTTGTAAAGcttcccttttttttccacCTTATTCAGGCCCAAGTCCCGTTATCCTCGCAGAACCCTACTCCATTTTTCGCTTTTCCCTTTCACATCCTACTTCCTTTCTGTCGTCCTTCCTTCCTAACCGTTGCCTCACTTTCCTACCTGCTTTAATAACGATATAAAATAGCCTCtaaatactaaaaaataatttcgtTTCTGCTTTCTTCTCCTTTTCGCACTCGCTTCTCGCTTCACTTTCTTCCGTCCTTCGTCTTCCGTTCTTCAACTGAGTTTCCATTCTACATCATTTATCATTATGCTTTATCCTTATCTTTGTCTTCGTTTTCAACGCGCACGCTAACTCACAAGTTTTCAGtatgttttccatttttttgtttttaatttaaattattattattaaatattaatatttttaacccCCCATCGAAATAAACCAGAGCTATAGCTAAATTATTAACTCGTCCTCCTCTTTGATTCAGCATTTGgaataataattttcaattCTTTGTTCTTTCCTTTCTCATTTCTCATTTCTTCTCTCTTCCttatttccttatttttttgtgaatcttttataaaaattccgttcatttttttttttataaatatcgtttttagtttttgttttttttaagcatacatttatatatatctatatatatatgtatatgcttAGGACTTGGTATTGACAACTTTggacattttttgttgaaaaaaaaaaaaatagttatattaattaatatgtatatatagaaGTGGATATACAAACATAtctcaaataaaacaaaatgtcgatctctctctctcttttcagcatatacatatgtatatcccatatatatacatatatagcgGCTCGATATCGTTTATCGTATATCGTATATCGTATATGTCTAGCAACATTCTTATATACACTTCCCATTCCCCGACTCGCTCTCTCCTCTCCTGACTCTACACGTctgttcctgttcctgctCTAGCTCCTACTGCTGCAGGttatggtggtggtggtgggggggGGATGGTCTTATACTGTTctgggtgggtgggtgagtGAGTGAGATTGGTTGCGATTATCGGTTATCGGTTGTTATCGGACATGCCTTCTCTAATGCAGTTTTGTAATTCTCCGGTTCTAATTGGTTGTATTATCGATTTCTTCGCAATTCTCTTCAgatttcttgtttgttttggaCTTAAAAActagtttacatttttaaggtgttttcttaaatcttttatgttttttttttgtttagctcACTTTTTAGGATATTCATTCATTTTTATGCTCGTTTAAGTTTaagttttatttgttttttagttttttaaagttttttttttttttgtagaagATAATGCACTTACATTGAGGtattttaattactttttCAATCTTCTTCAAAGTTTTTCTCATATTTGTTATATCTTTTTTGCTTCTGTTTTCTGGTTGTGTTTCAgatttagtttagtttttgcTTCTCTTAAAAGGAaaacacgaaaattaaaatgttaaaagtgtaaaaataaaaagcaaatgtgatttttttttcaaaatattaggTGGTGTTGCCCTAAAGCTTGTACAGTTGCTTGCTGCCTTTTCTTCTTCTATCTTttctatcatttttttttttcaaatgttttcCGTTTTCTTgaattttgtccaaaatttggtattttttttgtttgttatttttcatcCAAAATAATGTGCCGCTCAAAAGTTGATcttagttgttttttttttatcgaaaTAATGttgattttggttttttttttgccgaaATGTTGATTTTTCTTCGTTGTTTTCTTCTTCTGGTGTTCTTTCTACTAAATGCCTGAAATATAACAGCTCTCCGATGCAAGTGTTATACAAACAAAAGGGTGGGATTCCCCGGGATTGTTATCGATAATTGATAATTGTGGGTGTTCGATATTCTCTGAGATACTCTAACTATTTTGTAGTAACATATTAAACACTATGGAATAGCTCTAGTTACgttaaacaaaatacaaaaaaaatatataaaattagtAATCAAGTAGCAGTAGTTAATTATTAGATATAGTATTAGATCGGGCTATTGCTATTGTTGCTATATGTTTTGGCTCGTAGTATTGTATAtaggtttgtttgtttgtttgattGTTTGTTGCTCCGTTTTCAGTTACTTGGGTTGTATTGAATATTGTTCAGTTGTTATAAACTGTTATAAACTGTTTTAAACTGTCATTAACTGTTATACTGTCATAATTCTCTaagaaatgcatttttttgattgatttgattttatttgagTTGAGGTGTGTAGAGTTGAAATGCAAATGATTCTAGTTGTGTAGTTGCCCCATCCATGTATAACAGCTTGTCTCTCATACACGCTCAAACGTTATAACGTAACACTTAACGTAACGTAACGTAACGTAACGATCAACTCTCTCTCTCATCCCGTTCCTATCGCCTCCttcgtttaaaaaaaattaacatttcaGCACcgtcatttcattttttagtttagttttttagttagtttttgtttttcatttcaaGGCAAACACATTACAATAGTTTCTTTAACACtatccctctctctctctctctctctctcgctctatCATTAGTTATAATCAAGTTATAATCAACAATTCGTGTCTGTAACTCTTCCCATCGacgtcaaaaaaaaaaaatacaaacaactTTTCAGCTTCTAAGGATGGTTCGGAGATATATAATAGAGAGGCTATTATCCCCAAAAGCCAactgatcctgatcctgatccttCCGTATCTGGCacaattatataatatataatgaGAGTCCTTTCGGCTCGTAACTATATttcaatatatgtatgtgtgtagaTATAGTAAagtggtttcttttttttttttttttggtggttcGGGTTGAGGTCTGTTATACTTTGTATAACGCTTTCGGCCAAACAACAGTTGCATCAACTGCGTCGCGCCCACATAACTGTCATACATCCGACTACAGTACTACAGTGTACCCTCGCTAAACGGTCTTCTGTTTTTTTCGGGATTATCCTTTCTGGTTACAATTTTCGTTTCCTCCTCTTGATTCTCAATCTCATGCTTCGTCCTTTCTTTCATCACTTAACGATAAGCTTACTAAACcttggtttaaaaaaaaaaaaaattaattaaaaataaactctttatatttaagtatatttaaaaaaaatataacgcATACACTACTAAATTTCCTTCCAtaatcttttcttttttttccgactttgtgctgtttttttttttttttttgttagtagTCCTTCGATAAAAAGGACACCATCGCGACAAAGTGATGCGTGTTAGgggggtgtgtgtgttgtgtctTGAGTGTTATATTATAGTTTTTCGattaatattattctttatAGACAATTTTGCAATCTATTTAACTTTTTCGCTTTATTTCTTAGCTGGCAAatgaatgttttttttttttagtttgtttttagGGTTATCGGTTATTGGTTATCGGTTATCGGTATTATTATTCTATTTCTGTTATCATTCTGCTCTGTTGATACAAACTAATAGAGCTTCTATGTGTGTGTCTCGGCGATCTCTGTTCTATTTCCTTTTCTATTGCGGCTCTCGCTTACAACCCGTTTGCTTACGTTTTGTCGCCTGTGCCAGCACAAGAGGTGGGCGCCTACGGTAAGAGAGTAGCTTGTAAGTTACTCTCTCTTTTTTCTCATTCTCTTTTCAGGTTCAGGTTGGTAAGGTGGCCGATGTGGATGGTAGGATGGTAGATGGTTCTATGGGTGGTTTCTAGTATGGTGGAGTGCGGAGTGGAGGTGGTATCAGTGCCTCtcttgggtggttgggtggtttgGGTGGTTAGTGGATGGTGGTCTGGTCTCTGGTCTTCTGGCCCCACATTACTGCTGGGAGCTcgccagctgctgctgctgctgctgctgctgggctgctgctgcagttgcattGCCAGAAGGTGGCGGCgacggttgctgctgctgctgctgctgctgcggctgctgctgcgtcGATGCCTGCTGCTGGTGATGTGCTGGGGGCGTCGATGATGACGACGCCGACGACACAGGCTGATGATGCAATTGCGGCAGCGCCTGCTGCTGCGACGGcgactgttgttgttgttgctgctgctgctgctgcggcggctgctgctgctgttgttgttgttgggacCCGCTTGTTGCGGCACCGGCTAGgctctgttgctgttgttgcaatTGTTCTTTGGCAGCTTTCTGTTTTTTGGTTACTGGCGGCGGATTTGTCGACAACATCATGGCCCGGATGCGTCTCTGGGCCGACTATTCAAgagaaatcgattaaaaaaTGGCTTGAAAGGATGGGATAGCACAAGGACTTACCTGTACGCTGTAGAAGGGACCGATGATGTGGACGGGCGTCTCCTCATCACCGCCGGAGGGCGGGGCCAGGGCGTGCTCCGGCAGCTTGATCACACTGCCCGTCACTCGCTGCAATTCGCGAACATTCTGGCCACCCTTGCCGATGATGCGACCCACCTAAGGGTTGATATGACAAAGGATATAGGTAAGTGAAAGGACTAACCAATGGAATGGTTTAAAAAGGGACTAACCTGAGAGCTGGCCACCAGCAATTCAACTGTGAGACGAACATCGTCGGTGCCGCACATGAAGCCCTCCTCGCGCATCTTCTCAAAGATCATATACTGCGCCTTCCACTGACCCTCCGGTGTGCCAACAATCGTCACCTTGCGCTCCGTTTGTTGGTCCAGCGGCTTGTCGGCGTCCAATGGTGCTATCTTAAGGGACGCATTCGAGAAACGCATTATGCTCCGTATGTGCGAGCCCTTAGTACCAATAATAGCGCCAACGGCATTATTCGGTATATAAAGGAACGTTGTCTCCTGTAGGTCATTGGGGAAAACGGGCGGCACCACACTGGCCGGTGTTTTGGACATGGCAAAACTTTGACACGAGGGGAACGGCATGCTCGTATTGAAGACCATGCCGTTGCCCGGTGTCGACATCATTGCCATTGGATGGAGGCCGGGGAACATGAGACTCTGGGGTGCCATCGCCTGCAGATCATTCTCATAGCTCTGACGGAGTTTGGTGCTAATTTGATTCT
Encoded here:
- the LOC6502975 gene encoding insulin-like growth factor 2 mRNA-binding protein 1 isoform X3, with amino-acid sequence MHTNNNHNNNNNNNRVNINSNNYYQHKFMRYMDRAAGGLNGVEFEGSKLHAEQLDKNQRRSQRNQRNPYPGMPGPGRQADFPLRILVQSEMVGAIIGRQGSTIRTITQQSRARVDVHRKENVGSVEKSITIYGNPENCTNACKRILEVMQQEALSTNKGEICLKILAHNNLIGRIIGKSGNTIKRIMQDTDTKITVSSINDINSFNLERIITVKGLIENMSRAENQISTKLRQSYENDLQAMAPQSLMFPGLHPMAMMSTPGNGMVFNTSMPFPSCQSFAMSKTPASVVPPVFPNDLQETTFLYIPNNAVGAIIGTKGSHIRSIMRFSNASLKIAPLDADKPLDQQTERKVTIVGTPEGQWKAQYMIFEKMREEGFMCGTDDVRLTVELLVASSQVGRIIGKGGQNVRELQRVTGSVIKLPEHALAPPSGGDEETPVHIIGPFYSVQSAQRRIRAMMLSTNPPPVTKKQKAAKEQLQQQQQSLAGAATSGSQQQQQQQQPPQQQQQQQQQQSPSQQQALPQLHHQPVSSASSSSTPPAHHQQQASTQQQPQQQQQQQQPSPPPSGNATAAAAQQQQQQQQLASSQQ
- the LOC6502975 gene encoding insulin-like growth factor 2 mRNA-binding protein 1 isoform X2, which translates into the protein MASELDQFADLELSKEDREQIFDPPLDRQQLEGAGTSRAAGGLNGVEFEGSKLHAEQLDKNQRRSQRNQRNPYPGMPGPGRQADFPLRILVQSEMVGAIIGRQGSTIRTITQQSRARVDVHRKENVGSVEKSITIYGNPENCTNACKRILEVMQQEALSTNKGEICLKILAHNNLIGRIIGKSGNTIKRIMQDTDTKITVSSINDINSFNLERIITVKGLIENMSRAENQISTKLRQSYENDLQAMAPQSLMFPGLHPMAMMSTPGNGMVFNTSMPFPSCQSFAMSKTPASVVPPVFPNDLQETTFLYIPNNAVGAIIGTKGSHIRSIMRFSNASLKIAPLDADKPLDQQTERKVTIVGTPEGQWKAQYMIFEKMREEGFMCGTDDVRLTVELLVASSQVGRIIGKGGQNVRELQRVTGSVIKLPEHALAPPSGGDEETPVHIIGPFYSVQSAQRRIRAMMLSTNPPPVTKKQKAAKEQLQQQQQSLAGAATSGSQQQQQQQQPPQQQQQQQQQQSPSQQQALPQLHHQPVSSASSSSTPPAHHQQQASTQQQPQQQQQQQQPSPPPSGNATAAAAQQQQQQQQLASSQQ
- the LOC6502975 gene encoding insulin-like growth factor 2 mRNA-binding protein 1 isoform X1, whose amino-acid sequence is MASELDQFADLELSKEDREQIFDPPLDRQQLEGAGTSSVTTSKILISGIPMQTRFEDIEPLLKPYGIVKQCEAISSKDQNTQTVHITFENPEQAQRAAGGLNGVEFEGSKLHAEQLDKNQRRSQRNQRNPYPGMPGPGRQADFPLRILVQSEMVGAIIGRQGSTIRTITQQSRARVDVHRKENVGSVEKSITIYGNPENCTNACKRILEVMQQEALSTNKGEICLKILAHNNLIGRIIGKSGNTIKRIMQDTDTKITVSSINDINSFNLERIITVKGLIENMSRAENQISTKLRQSYENDLQAMAPQSLMFPGLHPMAMMSTPGNGMVFNTSMPFPSCQSFAMSKTPASVVPPVFPNDLQETTFLYIPNNAVGAIIGTKGSHIRSIMRFSNASLKIAPLDADKPLDQQTERKVTIVGTPEGQWKAQYMIFEKMREEGFMCGTDDVRLTVELLVASSQVGRIIGKGGQNVRELQRVTGSVIKLPEHALAPPSGGDEETPVHIIGPFYSVQSAQRRIRAMMLSTNPPPVTKKQKAAKEQLQQQQQSLAGAATSGSQQQQQQQQPPQQQQQQQQQQSPSQQQALPQLHHQPVSSASSSSTPPAHHQQQASTQQQPQQQQQQQQPSPPPSGNATAAAAQQQQQQQQLASSQQ